Proteins from one Desulfonema limicola genomic window:
- a CDS encoding mycofactocin system FadH/OYE family oxidoreductase 2: MSEFKYLFSPLKIGSVVIPNRLHFAPHMTNYAENNLISDRHIYYYQERTKGGCGLITTEEMGIHPTDHPYDKLVDAYEPETIPGFQKLTRAIHEYDGKIFAQLNHNGMQGDSKISRLPVWGPSPGKDPIFRETCKEMEIEDIKECIEYFAKSALNAVEGGFDGIEIQLGHSSLVRQFLSPLTNHREDEYGGSFENRMRFALEVNAAVRKAVGPDFALGVRLNADEMHPKGGLTHEDAKKIAICFDQSGDLDFMDLSVGTFYNLYLVEGSMHTPLAYTAPLAAGIRSVINLPVFCTNRINDPHLAEKILEDGQADMIGMVRALICDPELPNKAMEGRTEDIRNCIACNQGCIGRMGLGHKLGCLHNPAVGEEKELGMGTLVPSDNPKKVIVVGGGPAGLEAARVAALRKHKVVLFEKAEDVGGQNIIAGKAAGRQEITGVTRWLVSQLNKLDFDMRLGVEADEDMILKEEPDVVVIATGSVPKTNPFPGEYSAPQVITTVDILTGKHEAGDRVLLIDLDGHHQATGTAELLADQGKKVHMLTSSLFIGAALGPLQDLFLTRQRLARKGVTFTPDIAVLEIQGTLAKGLNVYSNEIFDFDGYDTIVLAAGNTADDSLYHALKGRVKEIYRVGDCVAPRKTDMAIIEGHRIGRKI, from the coding sequence GTGAGTGAATTCAAATATCTATTTTCACCGCTGAAGATCGGTTCAGTGGTGATACCAAACCGGCTCCATTTTGCTCCTCACATGACCAATTATGCGGAAAATAACCTGATAAGCGACAGGCATATTTATTACTACCAGGAGCGCACAAAAGGTGGATGCGGGCTGATAACTACCGAAGAAATGGGGATACACCCTACTGACCATCCTTATGACAAGCTGGTGGATGCTTATGAGCCGGAAACAATACCAGGGTTTCAAAAACTGACCCGTGCAATTCATGAATATGACGGCAAAATCTTTGCCCAGCTTAATCACAATGGAATGCAGGGAGACAGCAAAATATCCAGGCTTCCGGTGTGGGGGCCTTCTCCTGGAAAAGATCCTATTTTCCGGGAAACATGCAAGGAAATGGAGATAGAAGACATAAAGGAGTGTATAGAATACTTTGCCAAAAGTGCTTTAAATGCGGTTGAAGGCGGTTTTGACGGTATTGAAATACAGCTTGGTCACAGCTCCCTGGTGCGCCAGTTTTTGTCGCCTTTGACAAATCACAGGGAAGATGAATACGGCGGCAGTTTTGAAAACCGCATGAGATTTGCCCTTGAGGTAAATGCTGCTGTAAGAAAGGCCGTAGGACCTGATTTTGCACTGGGTGTCCGGCTCAATGCTGATGAAATGCACCCCAAAGGCGGGCTTACCCATGAGGATGCCAAAAAAATTGCCATCTGCTTTGACCAGAGCGGTGATCTTGATTTCATGGATCTGAGTGTGGGAACCTTTTACAATCTTTACCTGGTTGAAGGCTCAATGCACACGCCCCTGGCCTATACGGCTCCCCTTGCAGCAGGCATACGTTCTGTTATTAACCTGCCTGTATTCTGCACAAACAGGATAAATGACCCTCATCTTGCAGAAAAGATTCTTGAAGACGGCCAGGCTGACATGATCGGCATGGTTAGGGCACTTATCTGCGATCCTGAACTGCCTAACAAGGCAATGGAAGGCAGGACAGAAGACATTCGCAACTGCATTGCCTGCAACCAGGGCTGTATCGGACGCATGGGACTTGGTCATAAACTGGGATGCCTGCACAACCCGGCTGTTGGAGAAGAAAAAGAGCTGGGCATGGGAACTCTTGTTCCATCTGATAATCCTAAAAAAGTTATAGTTGTCGGGGGAGGTCCTGCCGGACTTGAAGCTGCAAGGGTGGCAGCATTGAGAAAGCATAAGGTCGTCTTGTTTGAAAAAGCCGAAGATGTGGGAGGGCAGAATATTATTGCAGGAAAGGCTGCAGGCCGCCAGGAAATAACAGGCGTAACCCGCTGGCTGGTAAGCCAGTTGAACAAACTGGATTTTGATATGCGCCTCGGTGTGGAAGCTGACGAAGATATGATTCTCAAAGAAGAACCTGATGTGGTTGTTATTGCCACAGGTTCGGTTCCTAAAACCAATCCCTTTCCAGGTGAATATTCTGCGCCCCAGGTTATTACAACTGTTGACATCCTGACCGGAAAACATGAAGCTGGAGACAGGGTGCTGCTCATTGATCTTGACGGGCATCACCAGGCTACCGGCACTGCCGAACTTCTGGCAGATCAAGGCAAAAAGGTTCATATGCTCACATCTTCTCTTTTCATAGGTGCGGCACTTGGACCACTTCAGGATCTTTTTCTTACAAGGCAGAGACTGGCCCGCAAAGGAGTTACATTTACCCCGGATATTGCAGTGCTGGAGATCCAGGGAACCCTGGCTAAAGGACTTAATGTCTATTCTAATGAAATCTTTGATTTTGACGGATATGATACAATAGTTTTGGCAGCTGGAAACACGGCTGATGACAGTCTTTACCATGCGCTTAAAGGCAGGGTAAAAGAAATTTACAGGGTGGGCGACTGCGTGGCCCCGAGAAAAACCGACATGGCTATTATTGAAGGCCATCGTATAGGAAGAAAGATATAG
- a CDS encoding MATE family efflux transporter encodes MQYFNNNKYWYKKVIQVSFPLVVSSSTTMVMEVTDRIFLANYSLDAIAAATPGGITAFLFICFFMGIADYVNVFIAQYTGAGKDSKVGTALWQSIWFSLFSALVLAGLWFIAVPLFKLGGHAPGVQHLEVVYFRILCAGAGIYVFQTGLSCFFSGRGITRPVMLVNITGAVFNIPLNYVLINGIGPFPELGIAGAGIATAASWVLMALLFIFLVFTPENDRRYNVIKDWHFNKILFIKLMKFGVPGSIQFCMDIFAFTFFIFMVGRVGTAELAATNIVLSINSLGFMPMIGFSIGVSTLVGQALGNNCPEDAAAAAKSTFHIIYLYLLMLIIAFLFTPEWLLGIFKAENSPEYAEIEKTGIILLRFVSCYLFFDAHYMVFTGVLKGAGDTYFIMWTIFLVSILVMILPLYIGVILYGAGLYYAWTCTTLYIFSLFFLSLWRYHTGKWKSMRLI; translated from the coding sequence TTGCAATATTTTAATAATAATAAGTATTGGTATAAAAAGGTTATTCAAGTCAGTTTTCCTCTTGTTGTAAGTTCATCTACTACTATGGTAATGGAAGTAACAGACAGGATATTTCTCGCAAACTACTCCCTTGATGCAATTGCAGCAGCCACACCAGGAGGAATTACAGCTTTTTTGTTTATATGTTTTTTTATGGGAATTGCCGATTATGTTAATGTTTTTATCGCCCAATACACCGGGGCAGGTAAAGACAGTAAGGTCGGCACTGCACTGTGGCAGAGCATATGGTTTTCTTTATTTTCAGCTTTAGTTTTAGCTGGATTATGGTTTATTGCAGTGCCTTTGTTTAAGCTGGGAGGACATGCACCCGGGGTTCAGCATTTAGAGGTTGTTTATTTCAGGATATTATGTGCCGGGGCTGGTATTTATGTTTTTCAAACCGGGCTTTCCTGTTTTTTTTCAGGCAGGGGTATAACAAGGCCTGTTATGCTGGTCAATATTACAGGTGCTGTTTTTAATATTCCTTTAAATTATGTGCTGATTAACGGCATAGGCCCATTTCCCGAACTCGGGATTGCAGGGGCAGGCATAGCAACTGCTGCATCATGGGTTCTTATGGCCCTGCTCTTTATTTTCCTGGTTTTCACACCTGAAAATGACCGAAGATACAATGTTATAAAAGACTGGCACTTTAATAAAATTTTATTTATTAAGCTTATGAAATTCGGGGTACCCGGCTCTATTCAATTCTGCATGGATATATTTGCCTTTACGTTTTTCATTTTCATGGTTGGAAGGGTTGGAACAGCTGAACTGGCTGCCACCAATATAGTGCTTTCCATCAATTCCCTGGGTTTTATGCCTATGATTGGATTTTCCATTGGTGTCAGTACTCTGGTAGGCCAGGCATTGGGCAATAACTGCCCTGAAGATGCTGCTGCTGCTGCAAAAAGTACTTTTCATATTATATATTTATATCTTTTAATGCTTATTATTGCTTTCTTGTTTACACCTGAATGGCTGCTGGGTATTTTTAAAGCAGAAAACAGTCCTGAATATGCAGAAATTGAGAAAACAGGCATAATTCTTTTGAGATTTGTATCCTGCTATCTGTTCTTTGATGCTCATTATATGGTTTTCACAGGTGTTCTCAAAGGAGCTGGAGACACATATTTTATTATGTGGACAATCTTTCTTGTTTCTATCCTGGTTATGATCCTGCCTTTGTATATTGGTGTTATATTATACGGAGCAGGTCTTTATTATGCCTGGACATGTACTACTTTATATATTTTTTCTTTATTTTTTTTATCCTTGTGGCGTTATCATACCGGTAAATGGAAAAGTATGAGGTTAATTTAA
- a CDS encoding prephenate dehydrogenase/arogenate dehydrogenase family protein — translation MIGIIGFGRFGRLMAGYLVKDFKVFVYNKGNNEEKIKKTGAFPASLEEVCRQRSVILSVPISVFEEHLKMIAPLLKKDTLVADVCSVKSYPVQWMKQHLPKHVSILATHPMFGPDSAKNSLLDRKIVLCKERIDEARYGRVRAYLEKKGLNVIETTAEEHDRQIAVSLSLTHFIGRSLEEFGAKELIVDTEGYKRLLHILGVVTHDTWQLFQDMHYYNPYAKEKRLAFIEAMKKTEERLSS, via the coding sequence ATGATAGGAATAATTGGTTTTGGACGTTTTGGAAGGCTTATGGCAGGGTATCTTGTCAAGGACTTTAAGGTATTTGTATATAATAAGGGCAATAATGAGGAGAAGATAAAAAAGACAGGTGCTTTTCCAGCTTCCCTTGAGGAGGTATGCAGGCAGAGAAGTGTTATTTTAAGTGTGCCTATTTCTGTATTTGAAGAACACCTGAAAATGATTGCCCCGCTTTTAAAAAAAGATACGCTTGTGGCTGATGTGTGTTCTGTTAAATCATATCCTGTTCAATGGATGAAACAGCATCTGCCAAAACATGTTTCAATTCTTGCTACCCATCCCATGTTCGGGCCTGACAGTGCAAAAAACTCCCTTCTGGACAGGAAGATTGTTTTATGCAAAGAGCGGATTGACGAAGCCAGGTATGGAAGGGTCAGGGCTTATCTTGAAAAAAAAGGGCTTAATGTTATTGAAACCACTGCCGAGGAGCATGACAGGCAGATAGCAGTCAGTTTGTCTTTGACCCATTTTATAGGCAGGTCTCTTGAGGAATTTGGGGCAAAAGAGCTTATTGTTGACACTGAAGGCTATAAAAGGCTTCTGCATATTCTAGGGGTTGTTACCCATGATACCTGGCAGTTGTTCCAGGACATGCATTATTATAATCCATATGCAAAAGAAAAACGTCTGGCATTTATAGAAGCAATGAAAAAAACAGAGGAAAGATTAAGCTCATGA
- a CDS encoding pyridoxal phosphate-dependent aminotransferase: MFSYKLSNRIESVEPSKTVAFTSLIQHLRKQGKNIINFAVGEPEFETPKQIIEATKHALDSGETRYGQVAGILELRKKLAGDFAGYDLDNIIISNGSKQCLYTIFQVICNPGDEVIIPVPCWVSFSQQVRLAGGVPVLVPCLDNQLDCEAILKSINKKTCAILINTPNNPTGAVYPKSDLEKIAAAAEEHDLYIISDEAYEFFTYDSVKHESMFNFKNIHDRLIITKSFSKSFSMTGFRTGYAAGPKPIINAMAKLQSHCSGNVCSFAQYGALAALSLDNSIVKNWIAELNKKRDMAFDFTSKLFKCIKPQGAFYLFPDISNYLKKGETSGDFSSKLLAETGVALVPGEAFEQPGHVRISYAVPEDILVKGFKAVSKYLQ; this comes from the coding sequence ATGTTTTCATACAAATTATCAAACAGGATAGAGTCTGTTGAACCTTCAAAAACCGTTGCCTTTACCTCCTTGATTCAGCATCTGCGGAAACAGGGAAAAAATATAATCAATTTTGCAGTAGGGGAGCCGGAATTTGAAACACCAAAACAGATTATTGAGGCAACAAAACATGCCCTTGACTCTGGGGAAACCAGGTACGGACAGGTTGCGGGCATCCTGGAACTGAGGAAAAAACTGGCAGGGGATTTTGCAGGATATGATCTTGATAATATTATAATTTCCAATGGTTCAAAGCAGTGTCTTTACACGATCTTCCAGGTTATATGCAATCCCGGAGACGAGGTTATTATTCCGGTTCCATGCTGGGTAAGTTTTTCCCAGCAGGTCAGGCTTGCAGGGGGAGTACCGGTTTTAGTTCCCTGCCTGGATAATCAGCTTGACTGTGAAGCAATTTTAAAATCAATAAATAAAAAAACATGTGCAATTCTTATTAACACCCCAAACAACCCCACGGGCGCAGTTTATCCAAAATCAGACCTGGAAAAAATTGCGGCGGCGGCAGAAGAACATGATTTATACATAATCTCAGATGAAGCTTATGAATTTTTCACTTATGACAGCGTTAAACATGAATCCATGTTTAATTTTAAAAATATCCATGACAGGTTAATTATAACCAAAAGCTTTTCAAAAAGTTTCAGCATGACAGGTTTTAGAACAGGTTATGCAGCAGGCCCAAAACCGATTATCAATGCAATGGCAAAACTCCAGAGCCACTGCTCAGGCAATGTATGTTCCTTTGCACAATACGGGGCATTGGCTGCACTTTCCCTTGATAATTCAATAGTAAAAAACTGGATAGCAGAGCTTAATAAAAAACGGGATATGGCTTTTGACTTTACATCAAAATTATTCAAGTGCATAAAACCCCAGGGAGCTTTTTATCTTTTTCCTGATATTTCAAATTATCTTAAAAAAGGTGAAACATCAGGGGATTTCTCTTCAAAACTGCTGGCAGAAACAGGAGTTGCCCTTGTTCCAGGAGAGGCTTTTGAACAGCCAGGCCATGTAAGGATTTCATACGCAGTGCCAGAGGACATTCTTGTTAAAGGGTTTAAAGCTGTTTCTAAATATTTACAATAA
- a CDS encoding type II toxin-antitoxin system PemK/MazF family toxin: protein MNISRGDIWKVNLDPTVGSEIKKSRPVVVISSDAVGLLPIKLVAPLTEWKDYLANNIWHVKVLPDSSNGLTKTSAVDTLQLRGLDKQRFIEKLVCHQYPTC, encoded by the coding sequence ATGAATATTAGTCGTGGCGATATTTGGAAAGTAAATCTTGATCCAACTGTCGGTTCAGAAATCAAAAAGAGCAGACCGGTTGTTGTCATCAGTTCAGACGCTGTCGGGTTGCTGCCAATAAAACTGGTAGCTCCGCTGACCGAATGGAAGGATTATCTTGCTAACAATATATGGCATGTGAAAGTGCTTCCCGACAGTTCAAACGGACTGACAAAAACATCTGCTGTTGACACATTACAGCTTCGCGGCCTTGATAAACAAAGGTTTATTGAGAAGCTTGTCTGCCATCAGTACCCTACCTGCTGA
- a CDS encoding electron transfer flavoprotein subunit alpha/FixB family protein, whose amino-acid sequence MFDIWILVQQREGSIEAPTFGLTAEARRLVSELGGKGIVTAVALGSVSLEELASLGSYGVKRVLNINTDQINRCQGEYFSQALFNAVKKESPACLLGAQTPESDDLFPRLAGLLQTSLVTRAMDFHMDSGKKARAVRPLANGYLFEEVEFEWKDMPLVSFLPSVLFDTEPDSNKDAEVIKLVPDISTDALKTKITKIIEAAPEDLDLEEADIIVAAGRGAGKGEEFNIIRQMAKAVGGTIGATRPIIDWGTLPYEKQIGQTGKYVAPRLIINCGISGANEYTAGIEKSHQVIAIDKNPRARIFRFADLGVVGDLHEILPQVISRIEELKK is encoded by the coding sequence ATGTTTGACATCTGGATATTGGTCCAACAGCGGGAAGGAAGCATTGAAGCCCCCACCTTCGGCCTTACAGCCGAAGCCAGGCGGCTGGTTTCCGAACTTGGAGGAAAAGGCATTGTAACTGCCGTTGCTCTTGGAAGTGTTTCACTGGAAGAGCTGGCATCTTTGGGATCCTATGGGGTGAAACGTGTTCTTAACATAAACACCGATCAAATTAACCGCTGCCAGGGAGAATATTTTTCCCAGGCTTTATTCAATGCAGTTAAAAAAGAATCACCCGCCTGCCTGCTTGGGGCACAGACACCAGAAAGCGATGATCTGTTTCCGCGCCTGGCAGGTCTTCTGCAAACCAGTCTGGTTACAAGGGCAATGGATTTTCATATGGATTCTGGAAAAAAAGCCAGGGCAGTCCGTCCCCTTGCAAACGGGTATTTGTTTGAAGAGGTAGAGTTTGAATGGAAAGATATGCCCCTTGTTTCTTTCCTGCCTTCAGTGCTTTTTGATACTGAACCTGACAGCAATAAAGATGCAGAGGTAATAAAGCTTGTGCCCGACATTTCAACTGATGCCCTGAAAACAAAAATTACGAAAATAATAGAGGCTGCACCTGAAGACCTTGACCTGGAAGAGGCTGATATTATTGTTGCAGCAGGACGCGGGGCAGGCAAAGGCGAGGAGTTTAACATTATCCGCCAAATGGCAAAAGCAGTTGGCGGAACAATTGGAGCGACCAGGCCCATTATTGACTGGGGAACCCTGCCCTATGAAAAGCAGATTGGACAGACAGGCAAATATGTTGCTCCCAGACTGATTATCAACTGCGGGATTTCAGGAGCTAACGAATATACTGCCGGAATTGAGAAATCCCATCAGGTCATTGCCATTGATAAAAATCCCAGAGCCAGGATTTTCAGGTTTGCGGATCTGGGAGTAGTGGGCGATCTCCATGAGATACTTCCCCAGGTGATATCGCGTATAGAGGAATTAAAAAAATGA
- a CDS encoding FAD-dependent oxidoreductase, whose product MYEHLFSPLKLGKTELANRICLLAHRTNFGRGGVLNDRHIAYYRRRAQGGCGLIIIGELAIHPDDRPWESLIDMQSPGIVGDLKRLTDAVHEFDTRVFAQLNHHGFQSSGHITRKSVWGPSATSDIVFGETCKPMEPEDFIELAEAFAGSALKVKESGFDGIEIDMGPESLLRQFLSPICNHRGDEYGGSLENRMRLPLQIVDAVRGAVGRDFTVGVCLCADEKFWGGITLEESIPIAQTLEKTGWIDFINVSVGTYYNLHMIMPSLHIPYGFTIETAEAVKKGVSLPVLASYQIGFPGMAENIIAEGKADAAGFVRALICDPDMAVKAEQGKIKDIRYCVKDNKGCIGRLNQSKVLGCIQNPQIGHEPLTGKDPLIPAVKKKKVMVIGAGPSGMEAARTACERGHDVTVYEKQAEVGGQVNLIGKRPGRESMPGVIRYLKNMLDKLEVPVLTNVTVTPELILEEKPDAVVVATGSIPIARPFPGNYDSPWVLTGWDAIRETHLVGQKVLFIDEDGGHHAMATAELLASQGRKVDIITSDLFIGIELAPRGELYLGRQRLLQQGATFTTDVEVLEINDKQVIARDIYTNEPVLYEGYDTIVLDVGNTADDALYKKIKGLVKEVYRTGDCVAPRGIDMAIIEARNVGELL is encoded by the coding sequence ATGTATGAACATCTTTTTTCACCCCTGAAACTGGGGAAGACAGAATTAGCAAACCGTATCTGTCTCCTGGCCCATCGGACCAATTTCGGCAGGGGCGGAGTTTTAAATGACCGCCATATTGCCTATTACCGCCGGCGTGCCCAGGGAGGATGTGGATTAATCATCATTGGTGAGCTTGCTATTCATCCTGATGACCGGCCCTGGGAGAGTCTGATTGATATGCAGTCCCCGGGAATTGTTGGGGATCTGAAAAGGCTCACAGATGCTGTCCATGAATTTGATACCCGTGTATTTGCCCAGTTAAATCACCACGGATTCCAGAGCAGCGGGCATATTACCAGAAAATCCGTATGGGGTCCCTCAGCCACATCCGACATAGTGTTCGGGGAAACCTGCAAGCCTATGGAGCCAGAAGACTTTATAGAATTGGCAGAAGCTTTTGCCGGTTCAGCACTCAAGGTTAAAGAGAGCGGGTTTGACGGTATTGAGATTGACATGGGACCTGAATCCCTGCTCAGGCAGTTTTTATCTCCCATATGCAATCACAGGGGGGATGAATACGGCGGAAGCCTGGAAAACAGGATGCGCCTGCCTTTGCAGATCGTGGACGCTGTCCGAGGGGCTGTTGGCAGAGATTTTACTGTGGGAGTCTGTCTTTGTGCGGATGAAAAATTCTGGGGCGGCATAACCCTGGAGGAATCCATACCAATAGCCCAGACCCTTGAAAAAACAGGCTGGATTGATTTTATTAATGTATCTGTCGGCACTTATTATAATCTTCACATGATAATGCCCTCCCTGCATATTCCTTACGGATTTACAATTGAAACTGCCGAGGCAGTCAAAAAGGGTGTAAGCCTTCCTGTTCTTGCAAGTTACCAGATAGGCTTTCCAGGCATGGCAGAAAACATTATTGCTGAGGGAAAGGCTGATGCAGCAGGCTTTGTTCGGGCACTTATCTGCGATCCTGATATGGCTGTAAAGGCTGAACAGGGAAAAATCAAAGATATCAGGTATTGTGTCAAGGATAACAAGGGATGTATAGGCCGTTTGAATCAGTCCAAGGTCCTTGGCTGTATCCAGAATCCACAAATTGGACATGAACCCCTTACAGGAAAAGATCCCCTCATCCCGGCAGTAAAAAAGAAAAAGGTCATGGTTATCGGTGCAGGGCCTTCAGGAATGGAAGCTGCCCGTACTGCCTGTGAACGGGGACACGATGTAACGGTTTATGAAAAACAGGCAGAAGTTGGCGGGCAGGTCAACTTAATAGGAAAACGTCCAGGACGTGAATCCATGCCCGGGGTTATCCGGTATCTCAAGAACATGCTGGACAAGCTGGAAGTCCCTGTTCTTACCAATGTTACAGTAACTCCTGAACTTATCCTGGAAGAAAAACCTGACGCAGTGGTTGTTGCAACCGGCTCCATACCTATTGCCAGACCTTTTCCAGGTAATTACGACAGTCCCTGGGTTCTTACAGGATGGGATGCAATCAGAGAAACTCACCTGGTGGGGCAAAAGGTTCTTTTTATAGATGAAGACGGGGGACACCATGCTATGGCAACAGCAGAACTCCTTGCATCCCAGGGCAGGAAAGTGGATATCATAACCAGCGATCTTTTCATTGGCATTGAACTGGCTCCCCGGGGCGAGCTTTACCTGGGAAGGCAGAGGCTGCTCCAGCAGGGCGCAACCTTTACAACTGATGTAGAGGTGCTTGAGATAAACGATAAACAGGTAATAGCGCGTGATATTTATACAAACGAACCTGTGCTTTATGAGGGCTATGATACTATTGTCCTTGATGTGGGTAATACTGCTGACGATGCTCTTTACAAAAAGATTAAAGGGCTGGTCAAAGAGGTTTACAGGACAGGGGATTGTGTCGCGCCGAGGGGTATTGATATGGCTATAATCGAAGCAAGAAATGTGGGAGAACTATTGTGA
- a CDS encoding B12-binding domain-containing radical SAM protein has protein sequence MSMQMPHPLGTRAKVLLSSVFGPYVQDDEFGSRKINPMELYQNQVTRVQGVFSLRMFHRSFGLMMIQSNIDAPCTLLDFPSLDRFTLELQENKYDIIGISAIRQNIGKVKKMCELIREYQPGAVILVGGHIASQSNLNEMIDSDHIVKGEGVRWFRSYLGQDVNAPIIHPEVYSCNGTRILGYALNEKPGDTAAMLIPSVGCPLGCNFCSTSALFGGKGNFINFYETGDELFSVMCRLEKNLKVRSFFVMDENFLYHRKRALRLLELIEENHKSWALSVFSSARVIKSYTLGQLARLGISWVWMGMEGRESKYSKLSGVDTCELVKQLQSHGIRVLGSSIIGMENHKPENIDEIIEYAVSHDTVFHQFMLYTPNPGTPLYEEHKKDGTLFDESEFPPADAHGQYRFNYKHKYIKNGEEEEYIVNAFKRDFKVNGPSLFRLIRTLLNGWQEYKNHPETCIKDRFAWEVAPLRTSYAGAVWAMKKWYADDPIMLKKINTLLKDIYKEFGLKTRLAAPVIGIYLFSAMKREAARLAQGWTYEPRSFYEKNQAALALESTAAESGTSRTGVNVKQSRVSLGQIS, from the coding sequence ATGTCAATGCAGATGCCCCATCCTTTAGGAACCCGTGCAAAGGTTTTACTGTCAAGCGTTTTCGGCCCTTATGTTCAGGATGATGAATTCGGGAGCCGGAAAATTAACCCAATGGAGCTTTATCAAAACCAGGTTACAAGGGTCCAGGGGGTTTTTTCTTTAAGAATGTTTCACCGTTCCTTTGGGCTTATGATGATACAGTCCAATATAGATGCACCATGCACCCTGCTTGATTTTCCTTCACTTGACAGGTTTACCCTGGAACTGCAGGAAAATAAATACGATATTATTGGTATCAGCGCAATCCGCCAGAATATCGGCAAGGTAAAAAAGATGTGCGAACTGATCCGGGAATATCAGCCTGGTGCTGTTATCCTGGTTGGAGGTCATATTGCCAGCCAGTCAAATCTTAATGAAATGATTGATTCAGATCATATTGTCAAAGGAGAGGGTGTAAGATGGTTCCGCTCATACCTGGGACAGGATGTAAATGCCCCAATAATCCACCCTGAAGTATATTCCTGTAATGGAACCCGGATTTTAGGCTATGCACTTAATGAAAAACCCGGGGATACTGCAGCCATGCTTATTCCTTCAGTGGGGTGTCCTCTTGGATGTAATTTCTGCTCTACTTCTGCATTATTCGGCGGTAAAGGAAATTTTATCAATTTCTATGAAACAGGGGATGAACTTTTTTCAGTTATGTGCAGGCTGGAGAAAAATCTTAAAGTCCGGTCTTTTTTTGTTATGGATGAAAATTTCCTGTATCACAGAAAGCGGGCGCTGAGGCTTTTGGAGCTTATAGAGGAAAACCATAAAAGCTGGGCATTGAGCGTATTCAGTTCAGCCAGGGTTATAAAATCCTATACCCTTGGGCAGCTTGCAAGGCTTGGCATTTCATGGGTCTGGATGGGAATGGAAGGCAGGGAAAGCAAATACAGCAAGCTCTCAGGCGTTGACACCTGTGAACTGGTTAAGCAGCTTCAATCTCATGGAATCAGGGTTTTAGGCTCGTCTATTATCGGCATGGAAAACCACAAACCTGAAAATATAGATGAAATCATTGAATATGCTGTAAGCCATGATACGGTTTTTCACCAGTTCATGCTCTATACCCCAAACCCCGGAACCCCTTTGTATGAAGAACATAAAAAAGATGGAACCCTTTTTGATGAATCTGAATTTCCCCCGGCAGATGCCCACGGCCAGTACCGTTTTAATTATAAGCATAAATATATCAAAAACGGTGAGGAAGAAGAATATATTGTCAATGCCTTTAAACGCGATTTCAAGGTTAACGGGCCGAGTCTTTTCCGGCTCATAAGAACCCTTTTAAACGGGTGGCAGGAATATAAAAATCATCCTGAAACATGTATTAAAGACCGTTTTGCATGGGAAGTTGCTCCATTAAGGACGAGCTATGCAGGAGCAGTCTGGGCAATGAAAAAATGGTATGCAGATGATCCAATCATGTTGAAAAAAATCAACACCCTTCTTAAAGATATTTATAAGGAGTTTGGCTTGAAAACAAGGCTGGCAGCCCCGGTTATCGGAATTTATCTTTTTTCAGCCATGAAAAGAGAAGCAGCGCGGCTGGCACAGGGATGGACCTATGAACCCCGGTCATTTTATGAAAAAAACCAGGCTGCCCTGGCACTTGAAAGTACTGCAGCCGAGTCTGGAACAAGCAGAACCGGGGTTAATGTGAAACAAAGCAGGGTCAGTCTGGGACAAATATCATGA